A stretch of the Nicotiana tabacum cultivar K326 chromosome 6, ASM71507v2, whole genome shotgun sequence genome encodes the following:
- the LOC107791361 gene encoding uncharacterized protein LOC107791361: MNAQSYVRPQQQAHHNQAPFPRNQPPYQNHYNPRPPQNNFPPRELPKRPNFTPIGESYSSLFPKLVQMGLLQPVPQTRQNPTSPAYKVGARCTYHLGAEGHDTDDCWTLKRAVENFIEQRKIVLIDEDVPNVTNNPLPAHNNEPVIGMICKDKEFNPALNAIIAIADPEKKPKVAPKQDKGEEKNKITPPKSEKKVEAGIGATPSKDVVLYVPRGREEKQMTLSTPRRFELNKATQMYVPKGACVMRGPINPPRLSEPVVIGRTPQKPITNPTDVPWNYKKMVVTYKGKEISGEVQENNPVEKYSNLEEVNNATRKCFPSKKPVSAEEAETFFQKMKMADYEVIDQLQKFPEQVSLLALLINSPKHQKVLIKTLNEAYVPIETSIEQLERMAERFFSTNQISFSKNDLPPEGAAHNKALHLIVKCKGYYVKRVMLDGGSGVDICPLSTLQRMEIRTERIRPNNVCVRDFDGIKRDTIGEIDLILTISPVDFEVTFQVLDMDTSYNFLLGRPWIHAAGAVPSTLHQMVKFEHEDQEIVVHGEDEQSIYRDPSVLCLEAKEGIEDENHYTKFKQPFSLDSYMLQVHHYTSAIRMCTWMLDNKNEKKKKNDISNNRTDSSNTAVSQQKQTATIQPLVHEQPTVVPTMINPQMVGHQSTIPEQSGRPTEKPRMFDAIVKAVH; the protein is encoded by the exons ATGAATGCTCAATCTTATGTCCGCCCACAGCAACAAGCCCACCATAACCAAGCTCCATTTCCTAGAAATCAACCTCCTTACCAAAACCACTACAACCCCCGTCCTCCGCAAAACAATTTTCCCCCTCGTGAACTACCTAAAAGGCCAAATTTTACACCAATCGGCGAGTCCTACTCCAGCCTTTTCCCAAAGCTTGTCCAAATGGGTCTGCTACAACCGGTTCCTCAAActaggcaaaacccaacatctcCCGCTTACAAAGTTGGTGCCCGATGCACCTATCACTTAGGGGCAGAAGGGCACGACACTGATGATTGCTGGACTCTGAAGAGAGCAGTGGAGAATTTTATAGAACAAAGGAAGATAGTGCTAATTGATGAGGATGTCCCCAATGTGACTAATAACCCACTGCCAGCCCACAACAACGAACCGGTAATCGGGATGATTTGTAAGGATAAAGAATTTAACCCAGCATTGAATGCCATCATTGCCATTGCTGACccagaaaagaaaccaaaagttGCCCCGAAGCAAGACAAAGGGGAGGAAAAGAACAAAATCACCCCTCCAAAATCAGAAAAGAAAGTTGAAGCGGGAATTGGGGCAACACCTTCCAAAGATGTTGTTCTCTATGTCCCTCGGGGCCGCGAAGAAAAACAGATGACTTTGAGTACTCCTAGAAGATTCGAGCTAAACAAAGCAACCCAAATGTATGTGCCCAAGGGAGCTTGTGTGATGCGGGGGCCAATTAATCCTCCAAGGCTgagtgagcccgtggttattggccgCACACCGCAAAAGCCCATAACGAATCCTACCGATGTGCCCTGGAATTACAAAAAAATGGTGGTGACCTATAAGGGCAAAGAAATCTCAGGAGAAGTCCAAGAAAATAACCCCGTTGAAAAGTATTCTAACTTGGAAGAGGTGAACAATGCCACTCGAAAATGCTTCCCATCTAAGAAGCCCGTAAGTGCCGAAGAAGCAGAGACTttctttcaaaagatgaaaatggcagATTATGAGGTGATCGACCAGCTTCAAAAATTTCCCGAACAAGTCTCCTTGTTGGCTTTGCTGATAAACTCCCCCAAACATCAGAAGGtattgatcaagacccttaacGAAGCATATGTTCCTATTGAAACTTCTATAGAACAGTTGGAGAGGATGGCAGAAAGGTTTTTCTCAACTAACCAGatttccttcagcaaaaatgactTGCCTCCAGAAGGGGCCGCGCATAACAAAGCTCTGCACTTGATAGTCAAATGCAAAGGGTACTATgtgaaaagggttatgttggaCGGAGGCTCTGGGGTAGACATCTGCCCACTCTCGACTCTACAGCGCATGGAAATTAGGACTGAAAGAATTCGACCCAATAATGTCTGTGTACGGGATTTCGATGGTATAAAAAGGGACACgattggagagattgatctgATTCTGACCATCAGCCCAGTagactttgaagtaaccttccaggtgttGGATATGGACACCTCCTACAATTTTCTTttggggaggccatggattcatgcagcaggGGCTGTACCCTCTACCCTCCATCAGATGGTAAAATTTGAGCATGAAGATCAAGAGATTGTGGTCCACGGGGAAGACGAGCAatcaatttatcgggacccatcagtcCTATGTCTTGAAGCAAAAGAGGGGA TAGAAGATGAAAATCACTACACTAAGTTCAAACAACCATTCTCTTTAGACTCTTACATGCTCCAAGTTCATCACTACACCAGTGcaattagaatgtgtacctggatgctgGACAATaagaatgagaagaagaagaagaacgataTCAGCAACAATCGAACAGACAGCAGTAACACAGCAGTATCACAGCAGAAACAAACAGCAACAATACAACCACTAGTTCATGAACAACCAACAGTTGTTCCCACAATGATAAACCCACAAATGGTCGGGCATCAATCaacaatcccagaacagagtggTAGACCAACAGAAAAACCCAGGATGTTTGATGCAATAGTAAAAGCAGTTCACTAA